In Lactococcus paracarnosus, a genomic segment contains:
- the cas7e gene encoding type I-E CRISPR-associated protein Cas7/Cse4/CasC yields MTNTNLFLDIHVIQAVPPANINRDDTGSPKTAQYGGVTRARVSSQSWKKAMRDYFNANGTDSNVGIRSLEIVKYLADKIQEKDSTIKNEDALKLANDTLNNAKISTKDNRLKALFFLGSAQVERLAQAAIDGVKDKKALQEILVDNPAVDIALFGRMVADDPSLNEDASSQVAHAISTHAVQTEFDFFTATDDLAAEDNAGAGMLGTIEYNASTLYRYANVAAHELFKQLDDKTATINDLKLFVDAFVKSMPTGKINTFANQTLPSAVVVVLRSDRPVNVVNTFENPIKANGGYVDKSIQQLEKGLQDADCFVAKPLSMLTIGLKDNNQLNFDTLLAQLDSDLTDNL; encoded by the coding sequence ATGACAAACACTAACTTATTTTTAGATATCCATGTGATTCAAGCTGTACCACCCGCAAATATAAACCGCGATGATACAGGAAGTCCCAAGACAGCCCAATATGGTGGTGTAACAAGAGCACGTGTCAGCTCTCAAAGCTGGAAAAAAGCGATGAGAGATTATTTTAATGCCAATGGTACTGACAGTAATGTTGGGATTAGATCATTAGAGATTGTAAAATATTTAGCTGATAAAATTCAGGAAAAAGATAGTACTATAAAGAATGAAGACGCACTAAAATTAGCGAACGACACGCTTAACAATGCTAAAATATCAACAAAAGATAATCGTTTAAAAGCCTTATTCTTCTTAGGGTCAGCTCAAGTTGAGAGATTAGCACAAGCTGCTATTGATGGTGTAAAAGATAAAAAAGCCTTACAAGAGATTTTAGTAGATAATCCAGCAGTTGATATTGCTTTATTTGGTAGAATGGTGGCAGATGATCCATCTCTTAACGAAGATGCATCGTCTCAGGTAGCACATGCCATCTCTACTCATGCAGTCCAAACAGAATTTGATTTTTTCACTGCGACTGATGATTTGGCAGCAGAAGATAATGCAGGTGCTGGCATGTTAGGGACAATAGAATATAATGCATCAACACTTTATCGCTATGCAAATGTAGCTGCACATGAACTCTTTAAGCAACTTGATGATAAAACTGCAACAATAAATGACCTAAAATTATTTGTTGACGCTTTTGTTAAATCGATGCCAACTGGGAAGATTAATACATTTGCTAACCAAACCTTACCAAGTGCAGTTGTAGTTGTACTTCGTAGTGATAGACCCGTTAATGTTGTCAATACATTTGAAAATCCTATCAAAGCAAACGGTGGTTATGTTGACAAATCTATACAACAATTGGAAAAAGGATTACAGGATGCGGATTGTTTTGTGGCTAAGCCCTTATCTATGCTGACAATTGGTTTGAAAGATAATAATCAACTTAATTTTGATACTTTGTTAGCACAGCTAGATAGTGATTTAACAGATAATTTGTAA
- the cas5e gene encoding type I-E CRISPR-associated protein Cas5/CasD, which produces MTTLLLKLAGPLQSYGTDSHFETRQTGRYPSKSAVIGMISASMGLKRHQDKEIQALNQLDFAVRVDQPGEILRDFHTAHALKKDGKVNRTYVTNRYYLEDAVFVVALSGSESLMQEVSRAIKSPYFQPFMGRRALPLTSDFFIEEVAEKPILALTNLVWQAAKWYQKKNANLSKLDIYADADLLSNGSSLMTREHVVSFSQQKRQYGFRPVKHTSIAVRKENLLQSHDIFSALEGRS; this is translated from the coding sequence ATGACAACTCTATTATTAAAGTTGGCTGGCCCCTTGCAGTCATACGGTACGGATTCACACTTTGAGACACGACAAACTGGGCGGTATCCATCTAAAAGTGCTGTAATTGGCATGATTTCAGCCAGTATGGGGTTAAAACGACATCAGGATAAAGAAATTCAAGCCTTAAATCAATTAGATTTTGCAGTGAGAGTAGATCAGCCTGGGGAAATTTTACGTGATTTTCATACAGCCCATGCCCTTAAAAAAGATGGCAAAGTCAATCGGACTTATGTGACTAATCGCTACTATTTAGAAGATGCGGTATTCGTTGTTGCACTTAGTGGTAGTGAATCTTTAATGCAAGAAGTGTCTAGAGCAATCAAATCACCTTATTTTCAACCATTTATGGGACGTCGTGCGTTACCTTTAACAAGCGATTTCTTTATTGAAGAGGTTGCAGAAAAACCGATTTTAGCATTAACAAATCTAGTATGGCAAGCTGCAAAATGGTATCAAAAAAAGAACGCGAACCTATCAAAACTAGATATTTATGCAGATGCTGACTTGTTAAGTAATGGCAGTAGTTTGATGACTAGGGAGCATGTTGTGTCATTTTCACAACAGAAAAGACAATACGGATTTCGGCCTGTTAAACACACTAGTATTGCAGTGAGAAAAGAAAATCTGTTGCAATCACACGATATATTTTCTGCTTTAGAAGGGAGATCGTGA
- the cas6e gene encoding type I-E CRISPR-associated protein Cas6/Cse3/CasE yields the protein MYLSRVVIDTKNRQKMKDLTHVGAYHGWVENSFPNQVRDSQGLFPRKLWRIDKLNQNKYLLLISEEKPDIKKLEKYGVQDTGQIKEYQPYIDSLKSGDYVRFKLVANPVISKKVSGGRGQVMPHFTMAWQEKFLLDRSEKHGFQLNSDDFTITEHEYVTFKHKSGKMPRLSKTTYEGNLTITDSKKFKALLVGGMGKKKAYGFGMMTVIPIGD from the coding sequence ATGTATTTATCTCGAGTAGTAATTGATACTAAAAATCGTCAAAAAATGAAGGATTTAACACATGTAGGTGCCTATCATGGATGGGTTGAGAACAGTTTTCCTAATCAAGTACGCGATTCACAAGGCCTCTTTCCGCGTAAACTCTGGCGAATTGATAAACTGAATCAAAATAAATATTTACTTTTAATTAGTGAAGAAAAACCTGATATAAAAAAACTGGAAAAGTATGGCGTCCAAGATACAGGTCAAATAAAAGAGTATCAACCGTATATTGATAGCTTAAAATCAGGGGATTATGTTCGATTTAAATTAGTCGCAAATCCAGTCATTTCGAAAAAAGTCTCAGGTGGACGTGGACAAGTGATGCCTCATTTCACAATGGCATGGCAAGAGAAATTTTTACTGGATCGTTCAGAGAAGCATGGCTTTCAACTTAATTCGGATGATTTTACAATCACCGAACATGAATATGTCACTTTCAAACATAAAAGTGGTAAAATGCCTAGACTCAGTAAGACAACTTATGAAGGTAATCTAACAATTACTGATAGTAAAAAGTTTAAAGCATTACTAGTTGGTGGAATGGGTAAGAAAAAAGCATATGGATTTGGCATGATGACGGTTATTCCGATTGGAGACTAA